One genomic window of Streptomyces sp. NBC_01276 includes the following:
- a CDS encoding helix-turn-helix domain-containing protein, protein MLTLAALARRPEYVLHPLHPAVPHDRVVDRAALVAPCDGPGRLSGTLLICSPDAIDSGQARAWLRKLADRGAVGLVLAADTPAHTRGPLIEAASHAALPLLASGAPVAAWRHTLIPRITEHRRQAGDRHAACLAHLLDHLSGDDHPDDLLDWLAHQLDAEVSLQRVSSRPAPFTERRLPAAERAFTSTHPVGDGDRFLAARRHHAFSTPDRDLLARSATVLAVRGHACGRGGDTALAETLHAVRLAAFQALMVGHIEPARRILEPLSPHMLDTDDVQIAIMECAGTSREETFARVETLLSDTGLAVRCPAFDEHIVVVAPHPDPDLREAPAVTALRPLVADRGRRLSLGISPSLPVEDTATCFSLAYDAIATARISPGRTAVASRTPGLLDALDPATAQQWATALLHPVLSRPGADRQLPTVTLGLEFDVSAASRILGIHRNTLSRRIRGMLQATGLDTDRTADRITLSLALQIHSLHGPAADPAPHPTPTLAHLLAQPPVTDWATTALAPLGQECTDRRTTTGDALAQTLRTWAAEDFRVDATARRLGLYPATVRGHVRAAEALLGWMLLSTLPAGPPHDDEEAPGKQSGLRSLAAALQATPGSPRPVLPDPTHHAVSCQSSLS, encoded by the coding sequence ATGCTCACCCTCGCGGCCCTGGCCCGCCGGCCCGAGTACGTCCTGCACCCCCTGCACCCCGCTGTCCCCCACGACCGGGTCGTGGACCGTGCCGCGCTGGTCGCGCCCTGCGACGGCCCCGGCAGGCTTTCCGGCACGCTCCTGATCTGTTCACCCGACGCGATCGACTCGGGGCAGGCACGCGCCTGGCTGCGGAAGCTCGCCGACCGAGGCGCCGTCGGCTTGGTCCTCGCCGCGGACACTCCGGCCCATACGCGAGGCCCGCTGATCGAGGCCGCGTCCCACGCGGCCCTCCCGCTGCTCGCTTCTGGCGCACCCGTGGCGGCCTGGCGGCACACCCTGATCCCGCGGATCACCGAACACCGGCGGCAGGCGGGCGACCGGCACGCGGCGTGTCTCGCCCACCTCCTGGACCACCTCAGCGGTGACGACCACCCGGACGACCTCCTGGACTGGCTGGCCCACCAGCTGGATGCGGAGGTGAGCCTTCAGCGCGTCAGCTCCAGACCTGCCCCCTTCACCGAACGCCGACTGCCCGCAGCGGAACGCGCCTTCACCTCGACGCACCCCGTCGGGGATGGTGACCGCTTCCTGGCCGCCCGCCGCCACCACGCCTTCAGCACCCCTGACCGGGACCTGTTGGCCCGCTCCGCCACTGTCCTCGCCGTCCGCGGGCACGCGTGCGGGCGCGGGGGTGACACGGCGCTCGCCGAGACCCTGCACGCCGTACGCCTGGCGGCGTTCCAGGCCTTGATGGTCGGTCACATCGAACCGGCCCGGCGCATCCTGGAGCCCCTCTCCCCCCACATGCTCGACACGGACGACGTCCAGATCGCCATCATGGAGTGCGCCGGCACCTCCCGCGAGGAAACGTTCGCCCGAGTCGAGACGCTCTTGTCCGACACCGGCCTGGCAGTACGGTGCCCCGCCTTCGACGAGCACATCGTCGTCGTCGCCCCCCACCCCGATCCCGACCTGCGAGAAGCACCGGCCGTCACCGCCCTGCGCCCGCTCGTCGCCGATCGCGGCCGCCGACTGAGTCTGGGCATCAGCCCCTCACTGCCCGTCGAGGACACCGCCACCTGCTTCAGCCTGGCCTACGACGCCATCGCCACCGCCCGGATCAGCCCCGGCCGCACCGCGGTCGCCTCCCGCACCCCCGGTCTGCTCGACGCACTCGACCCGGCCACCGCACAGCAGTGGGCCACCGCCCTGCTCCACCCGGTCCTCAGCCGGCCTGGCGCCGACCGGCAACTGCCCACCGTCACCCTCGGCCTCGAATTCGACGTCTCGGCCGCCTCCCGGATACTCGGCATCCACCGCAACACCCTCAGCCGCCGCATACGCGGCATGCTCCAGGCCACCGGCCTCGACACCGACCGCACCGCCGATCGCATCACCTTGTCCCTGGCTCTGCAGATCCACTCCCTCCACGGCCCCGCGGCCGACCCGGCCCCCCACCCCACGCCCACCCTCGCCCACCTGCTGGCGCAGCCACCGGTCACCGACTGGGCCACTACCGCGCTCGCCCCACTCGGCCAGGAATGCACCGACCGGCGCACCACCACCGGCGACGCCCTCGCTCAGACCCTCCGCACGTGGGCCGCCGAGGACTTCCGGGTGGACGCCACCGCCCGACGCCTCGGTCTCTACCCGGCCACCGTCCGTGGGCACGTCCGCGCCGCCGAGGCGCTCCTGGGATGGATGCTGCTGTCCACCCTCCCCGCGGGTCCGCCGCACGACGACGAAGAAGCCCCCGGCAAACAGTCCGGGCTACGAAGTCTCGCCGCCGCGCTCCAGGCCACCCCCGGATCGCCCCGGCCCGTCCTGCCCGACCCCACTCACCATGCGGTGTCGTGCCAGTCGTCGCTGTCGTAG
- a CDS encoding cupin domain-containing protein: MGVRPDQASISDMRINEHITARLLKEGTPHDPSVIMLLEFAPGARFGEDRHTVREFVHVVEGEFGDGTDTWQAGTVLCAEPGSVHYPQSATGCTLLVVYPDGQDAQDA; the protein is encoded by the coding sequence GTGGGCGTTCGTCCGGACCAGGCCTCGATATCGGACATGCGGATCAACGAGCACATCACCGCGCGTCTCCTCAAGGAGGGCACACCCCACGACCCGAGTGTCATCATGCTGCTGGAGTTCGCGCCGGGCGCACGATTCGGCGAGGACCGGCACACGGTCCGCGAGTTCGTTCACGTCGTCGAGGGCGAGTTCGGCGACGGCACGGACACCTGGCAGGCAGGCACGGTGCTCTGCGCCGAGCCTGGCTCCGTGCACTACCCGCAGTCCGCGACCGGCTGCACGCTCCTCGTCGTCTACCCCGACGGACAGGACGCACAGGACGCGTAG
- a CDS encoding DUF5133 domain-containing protein → MLMAHPAVLPGLVSRYWALSVLDAADGESPVRREIEDVERALCVSTGTTDVRAALIATRHRLPGTGTLDDSVLVSG, encoded by the coding sequence ATGTTGATGGCTCACCCGGCCGTGCTCCCCGGCCTCGTCAGCCGTTACTGGGCGTTGTCCGTGCTCGACGCCGCGGACGGCGAATCGCCCGTGCGCCGGGAGATCGAGGACGTCGAGCGAGCGCTCTGCGTGTCCACCGGTACGACGGACGTGCGCGCCGCCCTCATCGCCACCCGCCACCGCCTGCCTGGCACGGGTACCCTCGATGACTCCGTGCTCGTCTCCGGCTGA